A genome region from Prinia subflava isolate CZ2003 ecotype Zambia chromosome 12, Cam_Psub_1.2, whole genome shotgun sequence includes the following:
- the LOC134557329 gene encoding GTP-binding protein Rhes-like: MSLVAKEKNHVRLVFLGAAGVGKTSLIRRFLLDTFEPKHRRTVEELHSKEYEVCGATVKVEILDTSGSYSFPAMRKLSIQNSDAFALVYAVDDAESFESVKSLREEILEVKEDKFPPIVVVGNKAESGGERQVPAEDALSLVELDWNSRFVETSAKDNENVLEVFRELLQQANLPSRLSPALCKRRETLPKEQALRPPMNKTNSCSVC; encoded by the coding sequence ATGTCCCTGGTGGCGAAGGAGAAGAACCACGTCCGGTTGGTTTTCCTGGGAGCCGCCGGTGTGGGCAAGACGTCGCTGATCCGCCGCTTCCTGCTGGACACCTTCGAGCCCAAGCACCGGCGCACGGTGGAGGAGCTGCACAGCAAGGAGTACGAGGTGTGCGGGGCCACGGTCAAGGTGGAGATCCTGGACACCAGCGGCAGCTACTCCTTCCCGGCCATGAGGAAGCTCTCGATCCAGAACAGCGACGCCTTCGCCCTGGTCTACGCCGTGGATGACGCCGAGTCCTTCGAGAGCGTCAAGAGCCTGCGAGAGGAGATCCTGGAGGTGAAGGAGGACAAGTTCCCTCCCATCGTGGTGGTGGGCAACAAGGCGGAGAGCGGCGGCGAGCGGCAGGTGCCGGCGGAGGACGCGCTGTCGCTGGTGGAGCTGGACTGGAACAGCCGCTTCGTGGAGACGTCGGCCAAGGACAACGAGAACgtcctggaggtgttcagggagctgctgcagcaggccAACCTGCCCAGCAGGCTCAGCCCCGCGCTCTGCAAGAGGAGGGAGACGCTGCCCAAGGAGCAGGCGCTCAGGCCGCCCATGAACAAGACCAACAGCTGCTCCGTGTGCTGA